In the Bos javanicus breed banteng chromosome 4, ARS-OSU_banteng_1.0, whole genome shotgun sequence genome, GGTTCAAGTGCTGGTTGCCATGTATTAGTGTATATGCCTGTTGAATCCCTTTTTGCGTGGATCGCTATGGAGATttatataggtgtgtgtgtacctctttgtgtgtctatttttgtgAGTCCACAATTGTATGTATTTCTGTGTCCATAATTGTGTGCACACATTTCTGTGTGTCCATAATTGTACATGTACATTTCTCTGTGTGGAGatttttgtctggtttgggtGTGTATACAAACATCTTCCAGATCCCTTGAAAACGGAAATCTTCGACTGATACATTATAGTCTATTCTATGAACCTCCCCCAAACCCTCCATGGATTCCACCCTTTCCTCTAAGGTTATAGAGTGGGTTCCAAAAGGTATATCGTCCTGCGACTGTTTCCGAATTCCCCAGGAGCCCTGAACCCGGCCCGGGAAAGGACGCAAGATTCAGGGCCTCTGATGCCGCCCCCAGCCCCACATTCAGGAAAAGCGAGGTGGCCCCAGAACCCAGCACTGAAGCTAAGGGGTAGAAGGGGCACTGGCCGCAGACCCCGCTGCGAAACCCTGGCAAGGGCGTCTGGATGCGGAAAAATGAGGAGCTGGGGAAGGGGCGAGGGGGCGGTGGGGACAGCGCAGAACAGTGGCAGCTCGCAGGCGAAGACCTCGACTCCCGTCTCCTGCTTGGGTTGGACCGGCTTCTTATTACTCTTTTAATAAACCCCGGCACAACTGGGTCTGTAAAACCTGCGGCCCCAAGTCGGGGCCGCCTCGGTGGTAAGATGGCGCCGGTGTAGGAGCTGCCTCCTCTTAGTGATGGGGAAAGGGTCATAAATCCGTTGTTGTTTATGAAAATTTACAACTTTGCAATACAACTTTATGAGTTGTTCGGCCCTTCCATTGGCCGCTGTCGGTCATGTGGATGGGAACCGTGAACATGAACTTTTTTATAATTTCCCTTGCGAGAATAGAGCCGCATTCTTTTGCTCCGCTCCGTCCTGCCtgcttcggagctcagccttccaGCCAGGCTCGGCTGTGCTTTGTCCAGCGATGGCGAGCGAGACGaggccccggcccggcccggcccggccgctCCCGCTGGAGGTGGGGTGTGCCCAGTTCCCGGCGCCGCGGCGGTCGCTTTGCAACTCGCAACCTGGCTAATTTCCTGCGTCCTCTAGCACCACGAAGGACAATTCGTCTCCCCGGGCTGCCCAAGCGACAGCTGTCAGAGGGACTGGAGCTTCTGGGAACCGCCATCTGAAGGTGAGACACGTGGGGAGATAGGAGCAAAGGTGGTGAGAAGGCAGCGGGCGCCGGCGGCATTGGGGGAGGGCACCCCAGGGTGGCGCTGAAAGGGGGCAGACCTAACCCTCTCCCACCCACTCACCTGATCACACACGCaccccccatcacacacacacacacacacacacacacacacacacacacacaccctccctctcctttcccgCGCGTGCTCACCTTGGCAGTCGGtgccctccttccttccatgCCACAGCTCCCTGGCACGGGGCAGCAGCAGCTGAGGGCTTCTCTCTCCCATTCCCCAGCGACCTCGCAGAGCCCCCAAAAGGAAATGACCCTGCACCCTGCGTTCCCCGACAGCCTCCCGggtttggatttttttcattcatgacCCAATTGGCCGGATTGAATCCCCCCAATAACTGGAGACAGTTCCCGAGGTGGGAAGATGGTAAGAGAGGAAGGCAAAGTGAATTCATCGACAGGAGTTTTTATCATAGTATCTTCTATTCCTTGGGAAGCGGTTTCTAGAGAGTAAAGGTAGAATaagcaaaaaaccaaaaacttacTAATTCAGCCAGAGTCCTCTGCTGAGTGCCTGCTTCGCTTCGCGTGGTTTTCCAATGAGAGAGATGTCAGGAGCGCGCGGGGAGAGGGAACAGGTTCGTGGGTGGAATTCTGTGTTGAAGGAGAGGATGGGGTTAATTGTTGGGTGTTGCTTGGCGGGAAGTTTCGGTGCAGAGGATGTAGTGGTGTTATTGTGAGTGGCAGGGGCCGCAGCTAAGGTTGAAGGAAGGACACAAACCGAGTCTGGGCGATAGGGggaccctcccacccccaaccaccTCGGCGCAGCGGGCTGACTGGCGACGGCGCTCCCCATCTCCAGAGAGAGCTGGGAGAGGACTGTGCAGCCGCCTGGGATGAGGCGCGGAGGGTGCGGCGGGCGTGGGCTTGAAGGAGCCCCGTGGCGCAGAGCTGACTTGGCCTAGGTGAACCTCGGCCAGATTTGTCCCGGTAGCTTCCTGGGACAGCGAAATGACCCTGTGGTTCTGGGCCCgagttctttttgtttgtttgtttgattttggtGGTTATTGTTTTCCCCACCTTAAGATAATGCCTTGGTATGCATTCGATACTTGAGAAGGGTCTGTGGACCTTGGGGACTTCCACTCGCGCCGGGGGTGGGGCGGGACGCGCTGGGGCGGATAAAGCGGCGTATTTGCATCGCGGGGCCGTGGGCTGCCCGACTGCGGCTGCCGCGGGCAGATAATTTATTGCGACCGTGCCGGGCGCTCGCTGCTGCCACGCTGTGGCCATCTCCGGAACCGACGCCAATAGCAGTCCCGCGTCGTGCAGCCTGGCGCGACTGCTGCGCGGGCCCCTCAGAGATTTCCAAGCAACCCTAGGACAGGGGGGCGAGGGAGGACCTGAAGGGCGGCCTCCCAGGGCCTGACTGGCCGGGAACCTCCCCCGCCTTGACCGCCCTTGACGGGAGCTGGACGCCTGACTAGACTCGGGTCCTGCTCCCACCCAGCAACCATGGAGACTGGTCGCACAGGCCGCCTGGCACGTCATGGCTGCTTCTCTCCAAACTGCGCGTTCCAAGGCGCCCCAGGGGTGCACGCTGGTTTCGGGAAACGCGCCCGCTTTGGGATTTAGAAATTGGAGCTATCACTCGTAGTCCTGGGGCCTGCAGGCCTGACTGGCTATGGCAAGGAAGGCGGGCTTTGGCTCCACGCGAGGGCCTGTGACAGGCAGAGGCCGCACCTGTGTGCTATGGGCTCTGGCCTGGGCCAGCGAGTCCAGTGGACTCGGGGGCCCCGAAGGAGCCCCCCCGCACGACAGCAGGCCTCCCTCCACACCCGCGGAGGTCGAGGAGCTCAGTGGGCAGCCCAGGAAAAGGGCGAAATGTGAGGCTCTGCTCACCATCCCGTCCGCCTTGAAAAGCAGCTGAAAGGTAAGTGGGTTTTCTGTGTGGCTTTGACCGAGGAAAGAGCCCTGGTGGCCATTCTCACCTTCCTAGGAGAGGCTCCCTCCAGCGTCTGGGGCttctattcttgcctgaaaggaGCGCTCTCCGgcgcgcgcgctctctctctctctctctatatatatatgcagctAATGCTGGTTGGAGAAATAAATTGGGCAGCTGCCAACATGATATGTACTAGCCTTGGCTAACATCTAGAGATTTCAGTGTAATATATTTTTGCCATCTTAGTGCCTATAGAAGCTAGAAATACGCTGTTTTGCTGTTAGTTGACAGATCAAATATTTTGTTGACCGAGACAATGATTAGATCGAGAATCCAGGTCAAACCATAACAGATACTAATAATAGTAGTAAATTGCTCCCAGCCCCAACACTATGTGGAACCTAGAGGAATAAAGCagacattataaatataaatatttatcaacatcTCCAAATGATTATTTTCGTCTTAATAACTTGCTTGAAATCACTGTCATCTGATGGCGTTGTTTAAAGAACAACTCAAACGTTTTCTTCtaacacagcttttttttttttaaatttcaactcTCGAGTTTTAATTTTCACCTATCAGATCCTTTTCCTAAAGAAATTTGAGGGCAAGTTAAAATTATATCCTGTCCTACCAGGCCCTTATTTATATATGCAACAGAGAAACTTTCCCAGGTTCAATTGATTGGGGCGCAGGCAGAAGGCATCTGGGTGCAGCCCCCATTCAGTGGGCAGCAGCTGATTTCAGGGATGCACCATAGTCTCTGGGGAGGCCAATCAGAGCCCAgtcttttctcaaatttttttccttggtggaagtgaggggaaaaaattgaaaagcaaGAAAGAGATTAAGGAAGTCGTTGCCAGATTCCTAGGGGGCCCTTACCACCCCCCCAAGTTCTGAACCCCATCAGCCTGCATTCACCAGTTTTACAGATCTTATAAACACCCTCCGGAAATTCAACTAAATCATATAAATAAGTCTTTCTTCAAGCTGCACAGAATTGAGGACTTTAAAGCTAATTCAAGGGTTTTACAAGCCTAACAAATACAGTTGTAAAAATGCCACTGGAATGATACCACATTTTACAAAATGAGATTGATCTATGCACTGTAAAAGTCAACTATCTTGAAGGCACAGCTCTCAGGCAAGAGAGCACAGCCCAGGACAGGCTTTTCATGTCCTGTCTGGGGAAGGCCAGGCCTGCGACTGTGGTGAACGCAATTCAGATAATTTCTGGACCTGAGGAGACAACTGTTTCTGGTTCTGGAGCACAGTGGGTGGCAGGTTCCCCCAAAGTCccagaaaaggcaggaaaaggggatatCCCAGGACAGTGCCCTTTGGACAGGTGGCCCAGAAACCAATCACATTCGTTATTGCCACCACCTTGGGCCAGCAGAGCTGCCCTCTCTGCTGGGTTGAGCCAGGTACCCTGGGTCACTAGCATCTCTGAAATGAGGGCAGAGATTCCACATCTGGACCTGTCTCATCTCTGCCACCCACCCCGGAGCACGAGAGGGGAGCAGGTCCTAGGGCTGGCTTTGGAACTCAGTCTCACAGCTATTCCTCTGTAGATTCCTTTCTCGTTGAAACCAGTGGTTTCCAGCCTCTGCGTTCCTGGGTTCAGAGGCACCCAGAGCGGGGCTcacagcttgtgtgtgtgtgtgtgtgtgtgtgtgtgtgtgcgcgctttGAGGCCAGGCAATAGCTGGCCATTGTAAGGAGGCCTCTGGAGATGCAAAGGAGACATGTTGTACGTGGGAGTAGGGGGCCGGCAGGGGAAGAGACTAGCCTGATCCTAGTCCTGGTTGGCTCGAGGTGAGCCTTTCCCTTTGGTGGTGAGGCCCAGGCCCTTGGTGGGagtggggaaagagagaaggagatgaTGCACCGATTCCTAAGGCATAGGAGAGAAGAACTGGGGCGAAGGCCTGGTTTCTCAGATCCCTTCTCCATCTCGGTAACCCGCACCCACGGGGAGAGGAGTGCAGGGGGAGGGGCAAACTCAGGGCCCTGCCGGTAGGGCAGGCCCGCCGGAGTAGAGCCATCCTTGTCACCGCCCCTCCCGGCGCGGGGCTGTCAGGTTTCCTGTTTGGAGAGAAAAACCAGCAAAATCCAACAAGGCAAAAGGGAAGGAGCAAAGAGCGGGCCTGTTGGGGCCTTTGCGGCCGCCGGGACACCGATGCCCCTACCACGGGCCGATCCGCACGCCCCTGCCCGGGCTGTGCCCGCCGCCAGCGTTGGGGGAGAGAGCCGGGCGGGTTGGTTGTGCGCGCCCATCAATCtgccgggcgggcgggcgggcgggcggacTGGGGGCTGTTTGTAACTTTGCTGCCTCGGTCGCCGCGGTCCCCGGGGAGCGGGCTCCGGCGTTCGCTCCCATTGGCCGCCGCCGCGTCAGCTGGTGCGATTTGCTGCTGTCGCTTTTGGCGTTCGGCCATCCAGAAACAAACCAGTTCGATGACTACTAATAGTTATAGCCAGATGTACTAATACACAACAAATCACAGTCCTGCAGAGGGGCGCGCAAATGAGTTCCTATTTTGTGAATCCCACTTTCCCCGGGAGCCTGCCCAGCGGCCAGGACTCCTTCTTGGGCCAGCTGCCCCTCTATCCGGCCGGCTATGACGCGCTAAGGCCCTTCCCGGCCTCGTACGGGGCGTCGAGCCTCCCGGACAAGACGTACACCTCACCTTGTTTCTACCAACAGTCCAACTCGGTCCTGGCCTGCAACCGGGCATCCTACGAGTACGGGGCCTCATGTTTCTATTCTGATAAGGACCTCAGTGGCGCCTCGCCCTCGGGCAGTGGCAAACAGAGGGGCCCCGGGGACTACCTGCACTTTTCTCCCGAGCAGCAGTACAAACCCGACAGCAGCAGCGTGCCGGGCAAAGCCCTCCATGACGAAGGCACCGACCGGAAGTACACGAGCCCTGTTTACCCCTGGATGCAGCGGATGAACTCCTGCGCGGGTAAGGTGTTTCCCTGCAGCCCCTCAAAGAGtgtggagggagagggggaaggaggcagggaaagaaggaaggaaggaggagacagtAGAAAGAGGACatagaaagaagggaggaaagaataaacaaagtttctttggtttttaaaaaaagaggttttttgtttttttttttttaaataaaaaacccaACCCATTCCCAATGGGACAATCAGGCTgtgaaagagtgaaggcagggcCCAAGTGCCCATGTAAGGTGACACCTTAGGGGAGCGTGGGGGGGGTCACTCCACGCTGTGTGAAACCCAGTGACAGGGGCAATCTGAAGAGAGAGCAAGGCTGGATGGGAGAGTGCGCCTGCCCACCCTGCACCCTGGTAATACCCTGCTCAGTTCCCTAGTCCTGATGGCCTTCTGCACCCGTCCTGAGAACGCCTCTTTCCCTCGCTGTCTCCTCACCTTTCTGCCCTTCAGAAACCCATCTAGAAAGAGGCCCTCATTTGGCCCCTTGCAGTGTCTCCCCAAAGCCTTGGAGGGCCACATCCCCGGCCTCAGGATTTTTccgctctctcctccctcccctcctcccccctccactCAACTGCTCACTCACAGCCAACTTCTGCCTCCTTCTGAGGCCCTGCCTGAGTCTCACACACCCAACTTGGGGGGAGCCCCCAACCCATGGGTCT is a window encoding:
- the HOXA6 gene encoding homeobox protein Hox-A6, translated to MSSYFVNPTFPGSLPSGQDSFLGQLPLYPAGYDALRPFPASYGASSLPDKTYTSPCFYQQSNSVLACNRASYEYGASCFYSDKDLSGASPSGSGKQRGPGDYLHFSPEQQYKPDSSSVPGKALHDEGTDRKYTSPVYPWMQRMNSCAGAVYGSHGRRGRQTYTRYQTLELEKEFHFNRYLTRRRRIEIANALCLTERQIKIWFQNRRMKWKKENKLINSTQPSGEDAEAKAGE